One window from the genome of Candidatus Binataceae bacterium encodes:
- a CDS encoding acyl-CoA dehydrogenase family protein, which translates to MDFDFTQEQRLLRDSVRKLLERHAPPEYIRRLDRDQAYPNELYAAWVEAGLLRLPFPEEYGGLGGNALDMVIVSEELAHASADLAMAYGGSVFCGLNLVRKASPEQRHRWLPKLLAGEIKMSISMSEADAGSDVGALRTQAVRQGQDWVINGRKLWSTGAGAPNNVINVYARTDPAAHYRNGLSLFLVDNDSPGLKLRKLDMLGRRCVGTYEVEFDDVRVGADRLVGGENKGWECMLSGLQIERVTSAAGCCGAAQAIVDLALQYAKERRQFGRPIGTFQAIAHMLADMQTEVEAARSLMWRAAWMVARGHDALREISMAKLLSSETYAKVANLGMQIMGANGYSMEFDMQRMFRDSRAATIAAGSSQMQRNLIANLMGIKVQ; encoded by the coding sequence ATGGATTTTGATTTCACCCAGGAACAACGCCTGCTGCGCGACAGCGTGCGTAAGCTGCTGGAGCGCCACGCCCCGCCAGAATATATCCGCCGGCTCGACCGCGACCAGGCCTATCCCAACGAACTCTACGCGGCTTGGGTCGAAGCCGGCTTGTTGCGTCTGCCCTTTCCCGAGGAATACGGCGGCCTGGGCGGCAACGCGCTCGACATGGTGATCGTCTCCGAAGAACTGGCGCACGCCAGCGCCGACCTGGCGATGGCTTACGGCGGCAGCGTGTTTTGCGGACTCAACCTGGTACGCAAGGCCAGTCCTGAGCAGCGACATCGATGGCTGCCCAAGCTGTTGGCGGGCGAGATCAAGATGTCAATCTCGATGTCCGAGGCCGACGCCGGCTCCGATGTGGGAGCGCTGCGCACGCAGGCGGTGCGCCAGGGGCAGGATTGGGTGATAAACGGCCGCAAGCTGTGGTCCACCGGCGCCGGCGCTCCCAACAACGTGATCAATGTGTACGCCCGCACCGATCCCGCCGCCCATTATCGCAACGGCCTCTCTCTGTTCCTGGTCGATAACGACAGCCCCGGGCTGAAGCTGCGCAAGCTTGACATGCTGGGACGGCGCTGCGTGGGCACCTACGAAGTCGAGTTCGACGACGTGCGGGTGGGCGCCGATCGCCTGGTGGGCGGCGAGAACAAGGGCTGGGAGTGCATGCTTTCGGGCCTGCAAATAGAGCGCGTCACATCAGCGGCAGGATGCTGCGGGGCGGCCCAGGCGATCGTCGATCTGGCGCTGCAATACGCCAAGGAACGGCGCCAATTCGGCCGCCCGATCGGCACCTTCCAGGCCATCGCCCACATGCTGGCCGACATGCAGACCGAAGTCGAAGCCGCACGCAGCCTGATGTGGCGCGCGGCCTGGATGGTGGCGCGGGGACACGACGCGCTGCGCGAAATTTCAATGGCCAAGCTGCTCAGTTCGGAGACCTACGCCAAGGTCGCTAACCTGGGGATGCAGATAATGGGAGCCAACGGCTACAGTATGGAGTTCGACATGCAGCGCATGTTTCGCGACTCGCGCGCCGCCACCATCGCGGCGGGCAGCTCGCAGATGCAGCGCAATCTGATTGCCAACCTAATGGGCATCAAGGTCCAGTAG
- a CDS encoding thiolase family protein has translation MNEVVIVDGIRTPLARAGKDRSYYAALRADDLSAACIRALLGRNPRLDPAEIEDVVWGCANQSGEQGFDLGRMSALLAELPVAVAGTTVDRQCGSGLQALNFAALAIMSGAGECAIAGGVEHMTRVPMGAGLSPNMRLLERFPQDMFSMGLTAERLAAQYHIERAAADAFSLRSHQRAVAARERFREEIVAVELPGAARAEIDQGPRADTSLEKLAALAPAFKPDGQVTAGSSSQISDGAAALLLMSARRARALGLSPMATIRATAVAGVRPELMGWGPVPASHKALQRAGIKIDDCDLVEINEAFAAQVLACNTDLGIAEERLNVNGGAIALGHPLGASGARLMVTLVHEMRRRGARLGLATMCIGMGQGIATVVEQFS, from the coding sequence ATGAACGAGGTAGTGATCGTCGATGGGATACGGACGCCGCTTGCACGCGCCGGTAAAGATCGCAGCTACTACGCGGCGCTACGCGCCGACGACTTGAGCGCGGCGTGTATCCGCGCGCTGTTGGGACGCAATCCACGCCTGGACCCGGCCGAAATCGAAGACGTGGTGTGGGGATGCGCTAATCAGTCGGGAGAACAGGGCTTCGACTTGGGCCGGATGAGCGCGCTGTTGGCCGAGTTGCCGGTCGCGGTAGCCGGGACCACCGTGGATCGCCAATGCGGCTCCGGTTTGCAGGCGCTCAATTTTGCCGCCCTGGCGATCATGAGCGGCGCCGGCGAGTGCGCAATCGCCGGCGGCGTCGAGCATATGACGCGCGTGCCGATGGGCGCTGGGCTGAGTCCCAACATGCGCTTGCTGGAGCGCTTTCCTCAGGACATGTTCTCGATGGGGCTGACCGCGGAACGGCTGGCCGCCCAGTATCATATCGAGCGCGCCGCTGCCGATGCCTTTTCCCTGCGTTCCCATCAACGGGCGGTGGCTGCGCGCGAGCGTTTCCGCGAAGAGATCGTCGCGGTCGAACTGCCCGGTGCGGCGCGAGCCGAGATCGATCAAGGACCTCGCGCAGATACCAGCCTGGAAAAGCTGGCCGCGCTCGCCCCCGCCTTCAAGCCCGACGGCCAAGTGACGGCGGGCAGCTCCTCGCAAATCAGCGACGGTGCCGCGGCCCTGCTCCTGATGAGCGCCCGGCGCGCCCGCGCCCTGGGGTTGTCACCAATGGCAACCATCCGCGCCACTGCCGTGGCCGGAGTGCGACCCGAGTTGATGGGCTGGGGGCCGGTGCCGGCCAGCCACAAGGCGCTGCAGCGAGCGGGAATCAAAATTGACGACTGCGACTTAGTGGAAATCAACGAGGCTTTCGCGGCCCAGGTGCTAGCCTGCAACACCGACCTTGGGATTGCCGAAGAGCGGCTCAACGTCAACGGGGGCGCGATCGCCTTGGGCCATCCGCTGGGCGCCTCGGGCGCTCGCTTGATGGTGACGCTGGTGCACGAGATGCGCCGGCGCGGGGCGCGGCTGGGGCTGGCCACGATGTGCATCGGGATGGGCCAGGGCATCGCCACCGTAGTCGAGCAATTTTCCTGA
- a CDS encoding CoA transferase, whose translation MLGHKPLSGIRVLDLSRVLAGPFCAMHLADLGAEVIKIELPVSGDDARRFPPQIPHSHDSAYYYSINRGKLGITLDLRQPEGVEILLALAARADVVVENFSPGTMERFGVGYTELERANAGIILCSISGFGQSGPLSTAPAYDIVAQALGGTMSLTGPEGGAPLRCGISIGDMVAALYGVIGILGALRVRDQTGRGRHLDIAMLDCQVAFLETALGIYSATGEVPGPIGSRHPSITPFQEFSAADGYFVIAAGNDQLWRQLCATIGLPNLAQDPRFIDNGARTRNHKVLAEILNEWFRPQPRAHWLTLLAQAKIPSAPVATVAEVAANPHLQERRMVLHADHPTYPGLLVPGSPLKTVGDTASPNTRAPGLGEHTDHVLHELLGYDAGRLELLRARKII comes from the coding sequence ATGTTGGGACATAAACCGCTTTCGGGAATCCGCGTGCTCGATTTGTCGCGGGTGTTGGCTGGCCCTTTTTGCGCCATGCATTTGGCCGATTTGGGTGCCGAAGTAATCAAGATCGAGCTGCCCGTAAGTGGCGATGATGCTCGCCGCTTTCCACCCCAAATTCCTCACTCCCACGATTCCGCCTACTATTACTCCATCAATCGCGGCAAGCTCGGCATTACCCTGGACCTGCGCCAGCCCGAGGGGGTGGAAATCCTGCTCGCTTTGGCGGCGCGAGCCGACGTGGTCGTAGAGAATTTTTCGCCCGGTACGATGGAGCGCTTCGGGGTGGGTTACACGGAGTTGGAGCGTGCCAACGCCGGAATCATCCTGTGCTCGATTTCGGGCTTCGGCCAATCCGGACCGCTCTCAACCGCGCCCGCTTACGATATCGTGGCGCAGGCGCTGGGTGGCACGATGAGCCTGACTGGTCCGGAAGGCGGGGCGCCCTTGCGCTGCGGAATTTCGATCGGCGACATGGTGGCGGCGCTCTACGGTGTGATAGGTATTCTGGGCGCGTTACGGGTGCGCGATCAGACCGGCCGCGGCCGCCACCTGGATATTGCGATGCTCGACTGTCAAGTGGCGTTTCTGGAGACCGCGCTGGGGATTTATTCAGCGACCGGCGAAGTTCCGGGGCCGATCGGCAGCCGCCATCCCTCGATTACGCCGTTTCAGGAATTTTCCGCCGCCGATGGCTATTTCGTCATCGCGGCGGGCAACGATCAGCTCTGGCGCCAACTCTGCGCCACCATTGGGTTGCCTAATCTGGCGCAGGATCCGCGCTTTATCGACAATGGCGCGCGTACGCGTAATCACAAGGTGCTAGCGGAGATTCTCAACGAGTGGTTTCGTCCTCAGCCGCGTGCTCATTGGCTGACGCTGTTGGCGCAGGCCAAGATTCCCAGCGCGCCGGTGGCCACCGTGGCCGAAGTCGCGGCCAATCCCCATCTGCAGGAACGGCGAATGGTCCTGCACGCGGATCATCCCACTTACCCCGGTCTGCTGGTGCCGGGCTCGCCGCTCAAAACCGTGGGCGATACCGCTTCGCCCAATACCCGTGCTCCGGGGTTGGGCGAGCATACCGATCACGTGTTGCACGAATTGCTGGGATACGACGCGGGGCGGCTGGAGCTGTTGCGGGCGCGCAAAATTATCTAA
- a CDS encoding p-hydroxycinnamoyl CoA hydratase/lyase has protein sequence MAQQDTSDPSQAIPGGNTVLVEFEERVAWVKMNRPAKRNAINPTLSAEMLAVLDALEADPRCGVLILTGIGEAYSAGMDLQEFFRATDGLPAEERVRYTRASAQWQWRRLSYFMKPTIAMVNGWCFGGAFNNLIACDLAIAAEDAKFGLSEINWGIIPAGNVLKSVMSVMGQRDALYYTMTGETFDGVKAAAMGLVNEAVPASRLRQRTLELAKVLLSKNPTALRTAKHACRRVRDLSWDDAEDYLSAKLDQSRFLDPERGREQGLKQFLDDKTYRPGLRGYERKS, from the coding sequence GTGGCGCAGCAAGACACATCCGATCCCAGCCAGGCCATACCCGGCGGCAACACAGTTCTGGTGGAGTTCGAGGAGCGCGTGGCCTGGGTCAAGATGAATCGGCCTGCCAAACGCAACGCGATCAATCCTACCCTGTCGGCCGAGATGCTCGCGGTGCTCGACGCGCTGGAGGCCGATCCGCGCTGCGGGGTGCTGATCCTAACCGGCATCGGCGAGGCTTACAGCGCCGGCATGGATCTGCAGGAATTCTTTCGCGCCACGGATGGGCTCCCGGCCGAGGAGCGCGTGCGTTATACCCGCGCCTCGGCGCAATGGCAATGGCGGCGGTTGAGCTACTTCATGAAGCCGACCATAGCGATGGTCAACGGTTGGTGCTTTGGCGGTGCCTTCAACAACCTGATCGCCTGCGATCTGGCAATCGCCGCCGAGGATGCCAAGTTCGGCCTGTCCGAGATCAACTGGGGGATTATTCCCGCCGGCAACGTGCTCAAGTCAGTAATGAGCGTGATGGGCCAGCGCGACGCCCTGTACTACACCATGACCGGCGAGACCTTTGACGGGGTCAAGGCCGCCGCAATGGGGTTGGTCAACGAGGCCGTCCCGGCAAGCCGCCTGCGCCAGCGCACACTGGAATTGGCTAAGGTCCTGTTGAGCAAAAATCCCACCGCCCTGCGCACTGCCAAACACGCCTGCCGGCGGGTGCGCGATTTGTCCTGGGATGACGCCGAAGACTACCTGAGCGCCAAGCTGGATCAGTCGCGCTTCCTGGACCCCGAGCGCGGTCGCGAGCAGGGTCTCAAGCAGTTTCTGGACGATAAGACCTACCGACCCGGCTTGCGCGGCTACGAGCGCAAGAGTTAG
- a CDS encoding polysaccharide deacetylase family protein, translating into MHHQRYEYSPIFKRAPLHWPNQARLAVWVISNIEYHEFDGTGVGISPQRALPDIPNYAWRDYSLRVGVWRFMDMMDRLGLRATVALNAKVCEYCPEVIEEGRRRQWEFMGHGLTNSQLLVGMEPAQEAELIATTVSTIAKASGQTPRGWLCPGLAETPNTPDLLAANGISYVCDWCNDDQPYPMRVKSGRLISVPYTLELNDIGFFLGRGGTPEDFRDAICSQFDVLYDEGAHSGRVMAIALHPFITGIPYRHKRLEEALAYITRRRDVWLTTGGEIADWYYKNYYK; encoded by the coding sequence ATGCACCATCAGCGTTACGAATACTCCCCCATCTTCAAGCGCGCTCCGTTGCATTGGCCCAACCAGGCACGGCTGGCGGTGTGGGTAATTTCGAACATCGAGTATCACGAATTCGACGGCACCGGCGTGGGCATCAGTCCGCAGCGCGCGCTGCCCGACATCCCCAACTACGCCTGGCGCGATTATTCGCTGCGCGTGGGCGTGTGGCGCTTCATGGACATGATGGACCGGCTGGGGCTGCGCGCCACGGTCGCGCTCAATGCCAAGGTCTGCGAGTACTGTCCCGAGGTGATCGAGGAAGGGCGCCGGCGCCAGTGGGAGTTCATGGGACATGGGCTAACCAACTCGCAACTGCTGGTGGGGATGGAACCGGCTCAAGAAGCGGAGCTGATCGCCACCACCGTGAGCACGATTGCCAAGGCCAGCGGCCAGACGCCAAGAGGCTGGTTGTGTCCGGGGCTGGCCGAGACCCCCAATACGCCCGATCTGCTGGCAGCTAACGGGATTAGCTATGTCTGCGATTGGTGCAATGACGACCAGCCCTATCCGATGCGGGTCAAGAGCGGGCGCCTAATTTCGGTCCCCTATACCCTGGAACTCAACGACATCGGCTTCTTCCTGGGACGCGGCGGCACACCCGAAGATTTTCGCGACGCAATCTGCAGCCAATTCGATGTGCTATACGACGAGGGCGCGCACAGTGGGCGGGTGATGGCAATCGCGCTGCATCCCTTCATCACCGGCATCCCCTACCGTCACAAGCGGCTGGAGGAGGCGCTCGCCTACATTACGCGCCGGCGCGACGTGTGGCTGACCACCGGCGGCGAAATTGCCGACTGGTATTATAAAAACTACTATAAGTAG